A stretch of Aedes aegypti strain LVP_AGWG chromosome 2, AaegL5.0 Primary Assembly, whole genome shotgun sequence DNA encodes these proteins:
- the LOC5569427 gene encoding nuclear factor NF-kappa-B p110 subunit isoform X2, with protein sequence MSTLLNLDSYRHELFEHHQHHQLQQLSSSPTYSVLSMESVSPVSSSSASPAADTSKYYASNSPSSVSNMSPKSTASDTSSFNMQNLNISNAYPYFAETHHQTMTTGEEGQLQTFTYNDPTQPRVELSVPQLTIVEQPVDKFRFRYQSEMHGTHGSLMGVHTEKSKKTFPTVQLHGFQGEAKIRCSLFQVDPNRRAAHSHNLVIKSGEIDLNDPHDIDVNEECNYVAMFQGMGIIHTAKKNIAEELSKKMKKQRSVEMNRELTLREEYQLQKEAAEMAKTMNLNQVCLCFQAFQVDASTGRWAQLCEPVYSNPINNMKSALTGELKICRLSATVGNVDGGEEVFMFVEKVCKNNIKIRFYELDEYDQEIWQDWGSFSEADVHHQYAIAFKTPAYHNKDITEPVEVLMQLYRPRDKCQSEPVPFKFKPRFNISRKRPRVSSGLLSNEIPTVVPNEPGSSRLPSFHHPFSMMPPMQAPIAEASGSSSSHTISKEYNKSGIIQEILDSHIPTTIAGDISFSSNDFKEFVNCNSEELRKLITEIGEAQEESKLETDAVSVGHVDEAAAQFERTLEQYLEHNSQAKDVEILKKILAIIRLLFRKNYDQCRELISALWMSANKLKANCLHMAIERRNITIACKLVELLQDHHLLDMLDLFNERNETALHLAVSANLVEVVDVLLLTGSRISYCDSRGNSALHRAVYENALDSLNVLLGHCKRNGFRLDSTNDDGFTALHLAVMCKNLKATKVLLDRGASYVLRDLKHGNNILHIAVESDSLDMVNFILEGVDKTLADEPNNAGYTPLQLANARHLANANNKLIVRELLRYNPSGVLEKEHLTEEEDDDQEQEENLPPNSDSQSETVLESMNVSCNRVEVIRLLEDYSPPNDEPKLTPLENVPYNSTLEDGSVYLFDEVCLSHLCGLLNRKNLWREVGSLLDFNSFFMIWETSVNPAGMLLNYFEMQKVKLEHLIDVLQALDQKEAIHYIDEMICRQMK encoded by the exons AGCACCATCAGCATCACCAGCTCCAGCAGCTTTCGTCATCGCCGACGTATTCGGTGCTCTCGATGGAATCTGTATCGCCCGTGTCGTCATCATCGGCAAGCCCCGCAGCCGACACTAGCAAATACTACGCGAGCAACTCTCCGTCCAGTGTCAGTAATATGTCCCCCAAATCAACAGCTAGTGATACGAGCTCCTTCAACATGCAGAATCTGAACATCTCCAACGCCTACCCGTACTTTGCCGAGACTCATCATCAGACGATGACAACCGGCGAAGAGGGTCAACTGCAGACCTTTACCTATAATG ATCCAACCCAACCTCGAGTGGAGCTTTCGGTACCTCAGCTAACGATCGTTGAGCAACCGGTGGACAAATTCCGATTTCGATACCAATCGGAGATGCACGGAACCCATGGGTCCCTGATGGGGGTCCACACGGAGAAAAGCAAGAAAACTTTCCCCACCGTGCAACTGCATGGGTTCCAGGGCGAGGCCAAGATTCGGTGTTCGCTGTTCCAGGTGGACCCGAACCGGAGGGCTGCCCATTCGCATAATCTGGTGATCAAGAGTGGCGAGATCGATTTGAACGATCCGCATGACATCGATGTGAACGAAGAGTGCAACTATGTGGCCATGTTCCAGGGGATGGGCATCATACACACGGCCAAGAAGAACATCGCCGAGGAGTTGAGCAAGAAAATGAAGAAGCAACGGTCGGTGGAGATGAACCGGGAGCTGACCCTCAGGGAAGAGTACCAGTTGCAGAAGGAAGCGGCCGAAATGGCCAAGACGATGAATCTGAATCAGGTGTGCCTGTGCTTCCAGGCGTTCCAGGTGGATGCCTCGACCGGTCGGTGGGCGCAGCTCTGCGAACCGGTTTATTCCAATCCGATTAATAATATGA AGAGTGCCCTTACGGGGGAATTGAAGATCTGCCGGCTCAGTGCTACCGTGGGAAACGTTGACGGCGGCGAAGAGGTGTTCATGTTCGTTGAAAAAGTTTGCAAAA ATAACATCAAGATCCGGTTCTATGAACTGGACGAATACGATCAGGAGATCTGGCAGGACTGGGGTTCTTTCTCGGAAGCGGACGTCCACCATCAGTATGCCATCGCATTTAAAACACCTGCTTATCACAACAAAGACATCACCGAAccggtggaagtgctcatgcaGCTCTACCGGCCACGAGACAAATGCCAGAGCGAACCCGTCCCATTCAAATTCAAGCCCCGGTTCAACATATCTCGGAAGCGCCCGAGAGTCAGCTCCGGCTTACTTTCGAATGAGATTCCAACAGTGGTTCCCAACGAACCGGGATCGAGCCGACTTCCGTCGTTCCATCATCCGTTTTCCATGATGCCCCCAATGCAAGCGCCCATCGCCGAGGCCAGTGGTAGCAGCAGTAGCCACACCATCAGTAAAGAGTACAACAAATCCGGCATTATCCAGGAGATTTTGGACAGCCACATTCCGACCACAATTGCCGGCGATATATCGTTCAGCTCGAACGACTTCAAAGAATTCGTCAATTGCAACTCGGAAG AATTACGCAAGCTAATAACGGAGATCGGGGAAGCGCAGGAGGAGTCCAAGCTGGAGACGGATGCGGTGTCGGTTGGTCACGTGGACGAGGCAGCGGCGCAGTTTGAGCGCACGCTAGAGCAGTACCTGGAGCACAACAGCCAAGCCAAGGACGTGGAGATTCTGAAGAAGATACTGGCCATCATACGGTTACTGTTCCGGAAGAACTACGACCAGTGCCGGGAACTTATCTCGGCCCTCTGGATGTCGGCCAACAAACTTAAAGCCAA CTGTCTACACATGGCGATTGAACGACGCAACATCACAATTGCCTGCAAGCTCGTTGAACTCCTGCAGGACCACCACCTCCTGGACATGCTTGATCTGTTCAACGAACGCAACGAAACCGCCCTGCATCTGGCTGTTTCGGCCAATCTCGTTGAGGTCGTCGACGTACTGCTCCTGACCGGTTCCCGAATCAGCTACTGTGACAGTCGGGGGAACTCCGCTCTGCATCGGGCCGTCTATGAGAACGCCTTGGACAGTTTGAACGTGCTGTTGGGTCATTGCAAACGGAACGGGTTCCGGCTGGATTCGACCAACGACGATGGATTTACGGCGCTGCATTTGGCGGTGATGTGTAAAAATCTGAAGGCCACGAAGGTTCTCCTGGATCGGGGCGCTTCGTACGTGCTGCGTGATCTTAAGCACGGAAACAACATTCTTCATATTGCCGTGGAGAGC GATTCTTTGGACATGGTCAACTTCATTCTTGAGGGTGTAGACAAGACGTTAGCTGATGAACCGAACAATGCAGGTTACACGCCACTTCAGCTGGCTAACGCAAGGCACCTGGCAAACGCGAACAACAAACTGATTGTCCGCGAATTGCTTCGATATAATCCAAGTGGAGTACTAGAAAAAGAACATCTCACCGAAGAAGAAGACGACGATCAAGAACAGGAAGAGAACCTTCCCCCGAACAGCGATTCGCAGTCCGAAACCGTGCTCGAGTCGATGAATGTGAGCTGTAATAGAGTAGAGGTGATACGGTTACTGGAGGACTATTCACCTCCGAATGATGAACCAAAGCTAACACCGCTGGAGAACGTTCCGTACAACAGCACCCTGGAAGATGGCTCCGTATATCTGTTTGACGAAGTATGCTTGTCCCATCTGTGTGGTCTCTTGAACCGAAAGAACCTTTGGCGAGAGGTTGGGTCGCTTCTGGACTTcaactcattcttcatgatcTGGGAAACGTCGGTGAATCCCGCAGGGATGTTGCTGAACTACTTTGAG ATGCAAAAAGTGAAACTCGAGCACTTGATCGATGTGCTGCAAGCGTTGGACCAAAAAGAAGCCATTCACTACATCGACGAGATGATTTGTCGGCAGATGAAGTGA
- the LOC5569427 gene encoding nuclear factor NF-kappa-B p110 subunit isoform X1 has product MSSNDPRKKFVIKTGMFTYTDPLKYLCRHIAEHHQHHQLQQLSSSPTYSVLSMESVSPVSSSSASPAADTSKYYASNSPSSVSNMSPKSTASDTSSFNMQNLNISNAYPYFAETHHQTMTTGEEGQLQTFTYNDPTQPRVELSVPQLTIVEQPVDKFRFRYQSEMHGTHGSLMGVHTEKSKKTFPTVQLHGFQGEAKIRCSLFQVDPNRRAAHSHNLVIKSGEIDLNDPHDIDVNEECNYVAMFQGMGIIHTAKKNIAEELSKKMKKQRSVEMNRELTLREEYQLQKEAAEMAKTMNLNQVCLCFQAFQVDASTGRWAQLCEPVYSNPINNMKSALTGELKICRLSATVGNVDGGEEVFMFVEKVCKNNIKIRFYELDEYDQEIWQDWGSFSEADVHHQYAIAFKTPAYHNKDITEPVEVLMQLYRPRDKCQSEPVPFKFKPRFNISRKRPRVSSGLLSNEIPTVVPNEPGSSRLPSFHHPFSMMPPMQAPIAEASGSSSSHTISKEYNKSGIIQEILDSHIPTTIAGDISFSSNDFKEFVNCNSEELRKLITEIGEAQEESKLETDAVSVGHVDEAAAQFERTLEQYLEHNSQAKDVEILKKILAIIRLLFRKNYDQCRELISALWMSANKLKANCLHMAIERRNITIACKLVELLQDHHLLDMLDLFNERNETALHLAVSANLVEVVDVLLLTGSRISYCDSRGNSALHRAVYENALDSLNVLLGHCKRNGFRLDSTNDDGFTALHLAVMCKNLKATKVLLDRGASYVLRDLKHGNNILHIAVESDSLDMVNFILEGVDKTLADEPNNAGYTPLQLANARHLANANNKLIVRELLRYNPSGVLEKEHLTEEEDDDQEQEENLPPNSDSQSETVLESMNVSCNRVEVIRLLEDYSPPNDEPKLTPLENVPYNSTLEDGSVYLFDEVCLSHLCGLLNRKNLWREVGSLLDFNSFFMIWETSVNPAGMLLNYFEMQKVKLEHLIDVLQALDQKEAIHYIDEMICRQMK; this is encoded by the exons AGCACCATCAGCATCACCAGCTCCAGCAGCTTTCGTCATCGCCGACGTATTCGGTGCTCTCGATGGAATCTGTATCGCCCGTGTCGTCATCATCGGCAAGCCCCGCAGCCGACACTAGCAAATACTACGCGAGCAACTCTCCGTCCAGTGTCAGTAATATGTCCCCCAAATCAACAGCTAGTGATACGAGCTCCTTCAACATGCAGAATCTGAACATCTCCAACGCCTACCCGTACTTTGCCGAGACTCATCATCAGACGATGACAACCGGCGAAGAGGGTCAACTGCAGACCTTTACCTATAATG ATCCAACCCAACCTCGAGTGGAGCTTTCGGTACCTCAGCTAACGATCGTTGAGCAACCGGTGGACAAATTCCGATTTCGATACCAATCGGAGATGCACGGAACCCATGGGTCCCTGATGGGGGTCCACACGGAGAAAAGCAAGAAAACTTTCCCCACCGTGCAACTGCATGGGTTCCAGGGCGAGGCCAAGATTCGGTGTTCGCTGTTCCAGGTGGACCCGAACCGGAGGGCTGCCCATTCGCATAATCTGGTGATCAAGAGTGGCGAGATCGATTTGAACGATCCGCATGACATCGATGTGAACGAAGAGTGCAACTATGTGGCCATGTTCCAGGGGATGGGCATCATACACACGGCCAAGAAGAACATCGCCGAGGAGTTGAGCAAGAAAATGAAGAAGCAACGGTCGGTGGAGATGAACCGGGAGCTGACCCTCAGGGAAGAGTACCAGTTGCAGAAGGAAGCGGCCGAAATGGCCAAGACGATGAATCTGAATCAGGTGTGCCTGTGCTTCCAGGCGTTCCAGGTGGATGCCTCGACCGGTCGGTGGGCGCAGCTCTGCGAACCGGTTTATTCCAATCCGATTAATAATATGA AGAGTGCCCTTACGGGGGAATTGAAGATCTGCCGGCTCAGTGCTACCGTGGGAAACGTTGACGGCGGCGAAGAGGTGTTCATGTTCGTTGAAAAAGTTTGCAAAA ATAACATCAAGATCCGGTTCTATGAACTGGACGAATACGATCAGGAGATCTGGCAGGACTGGGGTTCTTTCTCGGAAGCGGACGTCCACCATCAGTATGCCATCGCATTTAAAACACCTGCTTATCACAACAAAGACATCACCGAAccggtggaagtgctcatgcaGCTCTACCGGCCACGAGACAAATGCCAGAGCGAACCCGTCCCATTCAAATTCAAGCCCCGGTTCAACATATCTCGGAAGCGCCCGAGAGTCAGCTCCGGCTTACTTTCGAATGAGATTCCAACAGTGGTTCCCAACGAACCGGGATCGAGCCGACTTCCGTCGTTCCATCATCCGTTTTCCATGATGCCCCCAATGCAAGCGCCCATCGCCGAGGCCAGTGGTAGCAGCAGTAGCCACACCATCAGTAAAGAGTACAACAAATCCGGCATTATCCAGGAGATTTTGGACAGCCACATTCCGACCACAATTGCCGGCGATATATCGTTCAGCTCGAACGACTTCAAAGAATTCGTCAATTGCAACTCGGAAG AATTACGCAAGCTAATAACGGAGATCGGGGAAGCGCAGGAGGAGTCCAAGCTGGAGACGGATGCGGTGTCGGTTGGTCACGTGGACGAGGCAGCGGCGCAGTTTGAGCGCACGCTAGAGCAGTACCTGGAGCACAACAGCCAAGCCAAGGACGTGGAGATTCTGAAGAAGATACTGGCCATCATACGGTTACTGTTCCGGAAGAACTACGACCAGTGCCGGGAACTTATCTCGGCCCTCTGGATGTCGGCCAACAAACTTAAAGCCAA CTGTCTACACATGGCGATTGAACGACGCAACATCACAATTGCCTGCAAGCTCGTTGAACTCCTGCAGGACCACCACCTCCTGGACATGCTTGATCTGTTCAACGAACGCAACGAAACCGCCCTGCATCTGGCTGTTTCGGCCAATCTCGTTGAGGTCGTCGACGTACTGCTCCTGACCGGTTCCCGAATCAGCTACTGTGACAGTCGGGGGAACTCCGCTCTGCATCGGGCCGTCTATGAGAACGCCTTGGACAGTTTGAACGTGCTGTTGGGTCATTGCAAACGGAACGGGTTCCGGCTGGATTCGACCAACGACGATGGATTTACGGCGCTGCATTTGGCGGTGATGTGTAAAAATCTGAAGGCCACGAAGGTTCTCCTGGATCGGGGCGCTTCGTACGTGCTGCGTGATCTTAAGCACGGAAACAACATTCTTCATATTGCCGTGGAGAGC GATTCTTTGGACATGGTCAACTTCATTCTTGAGGGTGTAGACAAGACGTTAGCTGATGAACCGAACAATGCAGGTTACACGCCACTTCAGCTGGCTAACGCAAGGCACCTGGCAAACGCGAACAACAAACTGATTGTCCGCGAATTGCTTCGATATAATCCAAGTGGAGTACTAGAAAAAGAACATCTCACCGAAGAAGAAGACGACGATCAAGAACAGGAAGAGAACCTTCCCCCGAACAGCGATTCGCAGTCCGAAACCGTGCTCGAGTCGATGAATGTGAGCTGTAATAGAGTAGAGGTGATACGGTTACTGGAGGACTATTCACCTCCGAATGATGAACCAAAGCTAACACCGCTGGAGAACGTTCCGTACAACAGCACCCTGGAAGATGGCTCCGTATATCTGTTTGACGAAGTATGCTTGTCCCATCTGTGTGGTCTCTTGAACCGAAAGAACCTTTGGCGAGAGGTTGGGTCGCTTCTGGACTTcaactcattcttcatgatcTGGGAAACGTCGGTGAATCCCGCAGGGATGTTGCTGAACTACTTTGAG ATGCAAAAAGTGAAACTCGAGCACTTGATCGATGTGCTGCAAGCGTTGGACCAAAAAGAAGCCATTCACTACATCGACGAGATGATTTGTCGGCAGATGAAGTGA